A window from Verrucomicrobiia bacterium encodes these proteins:
- a CDS encoding AtpZ/AtpI family protein, whose protein sequence is MGKAAATRKTTTTADLQQAAEVFNAKQRFFSATLNMSWQLALMVVIPVVAGVKLDQKFDTAPSLTLTGFFLAAFAACYVVWNTVKDVNKLQAEDDKNKRGKKRA, encoded by the coding sequence ATGGGTAAAGCCGCCGCCACTCGGAAGACGACGACTACTGCTGATTTGCAGCAGGCCGCTGAGGTATTTAACGCCAAGCAGCGTTTTTTTTCGGCTACTCTCAATATGAGCTGGCAGCTCGCCCTCATGGTGGTGATTCCGGTAGTTGCCGGCGTAAAGCTGGACCAAAAATTTGATACTGCCCCGTCGCTTACGCTGACGGGCTTTTTTCTTGCAGCCTTTGCAGCCTGTTATGTGGTGTGGAACACTGTCAAGGACGTAAATAAGTTACAGGCCGAAGACGATAAAAATAAGAGAGGTAAGAAGCGTGCTTAG
- a CDS encoding cob(I)yrinic acid a,c-diamide adenosyltransferase, translated as MAFEDYKTKDSVVIVYTGESKGKTSASVGLMVRALGNRWKVAFIQFIKYWGVGEHIFIRDIMPIYEDQLFFYKGGKGFYNAGDLSEKHITPEQHKKAAQDTLTTTLDCVSSGEYDLVICDEINNAVHDGLLSEKQLKELFEKRHANTSLCLTGRDFPEQFLKYVDIATNMAKIKHHFDDKYLANKGIDF; from the coding sequence ATGGCATTTGAGGATTACAAAACCAAAGACTCCGTTGTTATTGTCTATACCGGAGAAAGCAAAGGCAAAACAAGTGCCAGCGTGGGGTTAATGGTTCGCGCCCTCGGCAATCGATGGAAGGTTGCTTTTATTCAGTTTATTAAGTATTGGGGTGTTGGCGAGCACATTTTTATCCGAGATATCATGCCAATATATGAAGATCAGCTATTCTTCTACAAGGGAGGCAAGGGTTTTTACAATGCAGGTGACCTGAGCGAAAAACATATCACGCCAGAGCAGCATAAAAAGGCCGCCCAAGATACACTGACCACCACACTAGACTGTGTCAGCAGTGGAGAATACGATCTGGTTATCTGCGACGAGATCAACAATGCTGTGCACGATGGTCTACTGAGCGAGAAGCAGCTGAAAGAGCTTTTCGAAAAACGACACGCTAACACCAGTCTGTGTCTGACCGGTCGGGACTTTCCTGAGCAGTTCCTAAAATATGTCGACATCGCTACTAACATGGCCAAAATCAAACATCACTTTGACGATAAGTACCTTGCCAACAAAGGAATAGACTTTTAA
- a CDS encoding F0F1 ATP synthase subunit A: protein MLSILSRFAAESSGPAVHITPGDVFQIGNITITNSIFYGWISSFVIIVLVVIAARRVGLRPKKGFTQFLEIGSDFITNQMTGALGSRKKALQYAPYFVTFFFFIMFSNWLGLLPGVGEALTVNDSPVFRPFTADLNGTLAAATVVMSIVQYFAIKESGLLKHIGHYFNGSLKNPLTIFLGIFEMFSELIRVFSLALRLFLNVTIGEVIISVFSYLGSFAAPITSLPFVTLELAVGGLQAYIFVMLSMTYLSVAIKHGEEHETEDQEPSAVSA from the coding sequence GTGCTTAGTATACTCAGTAGATTTGCCGCCGAGAGCTCTGGCCCTGCGGTTCATATCACCCCTGGCGATGTATTCCAGATTGGCAATATAACCATTACCAACTCTATCTTCTATGGCTGGATCAGCTCATTCGTTATCATTGTACTGGTAGTAATTGCCGCTCGCCGGGTTGGCCTGCGCCCCAAAAAGGGCTTTACGCAGTTCTTAGAAATCGGCAGCGACTTTATCACCAACCAAATGACTGGCGCCCTAGGTTCACGAAAAAAGGCATTGCAGTATGCACCCTACTTTGTGACCTTTTTCTTTTTCATCATGTTCTCTAACTGGCTCGGCCTATTGCCGGGTGTAGGCGAGGCGTTGACCGTCAACGACAGCCCGGTGTTTCGGCCCTTCACGGCTGACCTGAACGGTACCCTGGCTGCCGCCACGGTTGTTATGTCTATCGTCCAGTATTTTGCCATCAAAGAATCGGGGTTACTCAAACATATCGGACACTACTTCAACGGTAGCCTGAAGAATCCGCTGACTATTTTCCTGGGCATCTTCGAGATGTTTAGCGAACTCATTCGCGTGTTTAGCCTCGCGCTTCGTTTGTTTTTGAACGTCACCATTGGTGAAGTGATCATTTCAGTTTTCAGTTACCTGGGTAGTTTTGCAGCTCCTATAACCTCTCTGCCATTTGTGACGCTAGAGCTGGCGGTGGGTGGTCTGCAGGCCTATATTTTTGTAATGCTTAGCATGACTTATCTATCTGTTGCCATAAAGCACGGCGAGGAACACGAAACCGAAGACCAAGAGCCTTCGGCGGTGTCGGCCTAG
- the atpA gene encoding F0F1 ATP synthase subunit alpha — MDNISIKELSEDIRSAISQLKSRPEIEKVGIVTRVGDGVAWIYGLTTAGYSEMIDIEATDGTSVTAFAFNLGEDEIGAVLLGDDVIIKAGATAKLSGKVLEVPVGPELVGRVVNPLGQPLDGKGSIKATQTSRVERPAPGVLARKSVHEPLMTGITAIDAMVPIGRGQRELLIGDRQTGKTAVAVDTMINQHRQETGVINIYVAIGQKLSKVARLVERLKREGVMDQTIVVATSAADPASLQYLAPYAGAAMGEYFRDNKQHALIIYDDLSKHAAAYRQMSLLLRRPPGREAYPGDVFYLHSRLLERAAKLSDDLGAGSLTALPIIETQAGDISAYIPTNVISITDGQIFFETNLFYQGIRPAISVGLSVSRVGGNAQTKAVKSVSKGLRVDLAQFRELAAFSQFSTDLDAETRQRIERGQRLTELLKQLQFSPLSVWEMFSVLYAAIQGAFDKVPLDKVKTAEANLLRELKNEQKKLVKDLNSGAEPDDKVKKIILDTAHKVAASYHAEPAATAGVSKLAPKATEGTKK; from the coding sequence ATGGACAACATTTCCATTAAAGAATTATCAGAAGACATTCGTTCGGCTATAAGCCAGCTGAAGTCTCGGCCAGAGATCGAAAAGGTCGGAATTGTTACCCGCGTTGGTGATGGTGTGGCCTGGATCTATGGCCTGACCACTGCCGGCTACTCCGAGATGATCGATATCGAAGCCACAGACGGCACATCGGTCACGGCCTTTGCCTTCAACTTGGGCGAAGACGAGATCGGCGCCGTGCTCTTGGGCGACGACGTGATTATCAAGGCTGGTGCTACCGCCAAACTGAGTGGCAAGGTACTAGAAGTACCCGTGGGTCCCGAGCTTGTTGGCCGTGTAGTCAACCCGCTGGGCCAGCCACTGGACGGCAAAGGTTCTATCAAGGCTACGCAGACCAGCCGTGTAGAACGCCCCGCCCCTGGCGTACTCGCCCGTAAGAGTGTGCACGAACCACTCATGACCGGCATTACGGCTATCGATGCCATGGTGCCAATCGGCCGTGGTCAGCGCGAGTTGCTAATTGGTGACCGCCAGACCGGTAAAACAGCCGTGGCTGTAGACACTATGATTAACCAACACCGCCAAGAAACTGGTGTTATCAACATCTACGTAGCTATCGGCCAAAAGCTGAGTAAAGTTGCCCGTTTGGTCGAGCGTCTCAAGCGCGAAGGCGTGATGGATCAAACCATTGTGGTGGCAACTTCTGCTGCCGACCCAGCCAGCTTGCAGTATTTGGCTCCTTACGCTGGTGCTGCCATGGGTGAATATTTCCGTGACAACAAACAACACGCTCTGATTATTTACGACGACTTGTCCAAGCATGCTGCCGCTTACCGTCAGATGTCTCTGTTGCTCCGTCGCCCACCGGGCCGCGAAGCCTATCCTGGCGACGTTTTCTACTTGCACTCTCGCTTACTGGAGCGCGCTGCTAAATTGTCCGACGACCTTGGTGCCGGTAGCCTGACTGCTCTGCCTATCATCGAGACCCAGGCTGGCGATATTAGTGCTTACATTCCTACCAATGTGATTTCTATCACTGATGGCCAGATCTTCTTCGAAACTAACCTGTTCTACCAGGGCATTCGCCCAGCTATTTCTGTCGGTCTGTCAGTGTCACGTGTGGGTGGTAACGCCCAAACCAAGGCCGTCAAGAGTGTGTCCAAGGGTCTACGCGTAGACTTGGCTCAGTTCCGTGAGCTGGCTGCCTTTAGTCAGTTCTCGACCGACCTAGACGCCGAAACCCGTCAGCGTATCGAGCGCGGTCAGCGTCTGACTGAGTTGCTCAAGCAGCTCCAGTTCAGTCCGCTGAGTGTCTGGGAGATGTTCTCTGTCCTGTATGCTGCAATTCAAGGTGCCTTTGATAAGGTGCCCCTGGACAAGGTCAAGACAGCCGAGGCCAACCTCCTGCGTGAGCTCAAGAATGAACAAAAGAAGCTAGTCAAAGATTTGAACAGTGGCGCAGAGCCTGACGATAAGGTCAAAAAGATCATCCTAGATACTGCTCACAAAGTAGCAGCCAGCTACCATGCCGAACCTGCTGCAACAGCTGGCGTATCAAAGCTAGCCCCCAAGGCCACCGAAGGGACCAAAAAGTAG
- the atpD gene encoding F0F1 ATP synthase subunit beta: MATATKEKTKTGKISQIVGVVVDIDFPKDHLPAIYNAVTTELDGKTLVLEVAQHLSESSVRAVSLGSTDGLERGAEVTDTGDSISVPVGEETLGRMFNVVGEPIDGKGGTFKTTSPIHKSPPPLIDQSGTVEILETGIKVIDLIAPITKGGKVGLFGGAGVGKTVLIQELINNIAKFHSGYSVFAGVGERTREGNDLYHEMADSGTLEKTALVFGQMNEPPGARLRVGLSGLTIAEGFRDKGSDVLLFVDNIFRFTQAGAEVSALLGRLPSAVGYQPNLAQEMGQLQERITSTRKGSITSVQAVYVPADDFTDPAPATTFAHLDSTIALNRSLTELGLYPAVDPLDSNSTILDAEIVGDEHYNVAREVQRVLQRYKDLQDIIAILGMEELSDEDKQTVSRARRIQRFLTQPFFVGEVFTGFPGKYVSLQDTIAGFREILDGKHDDKPESAFYMKGAIDEVVATKEK; the protein is encoded by the coding sequence ATGGCAACAGCAACTAAGGAAAAAACCAAGACAGGCAAGATTAGCCAAATTGTGGGCGTGGTGGTTGACATAGACTTTCCCAAAGATCACCTGCCGGCTATTTATAACGCAGTTACGACCGAGCTGGATGGTAAAACGCTGGTTCTAGAGGTCGCCCAGCACCTGAGCGAATCAAGTGTACGCGCCGTATCGCTCGGCTCGACCGATGGTCTAGAGCGTGGTGCCGAAGTAACCGACACCGGCGATTCTATTAGTGTGCCAGTTGGCGAAGAAACATTGGGCCGCATGTTCAACGTGGTGGGTGAACCAATTGACGGCAAAGGTGGTACCTTCAAGACCACTTCGCCTATTCATAAGTCCCCTCCACCGCTGATTGACCAGTCCGGTACGGTAGAAATCCTGGAAACCGGTATCAAGGTTATCGACCTGATTGCGCCTATTACCAAGGGTGGTAAGGTTGGCCTGTTCGGTGGCGCTGGTGTGGGCAAGACGGTGCTGATTCAGGAGCTTATCAACAATATTGCCAAGTTCCACAGCGGCTATTCAGTCTTTGCTGGCGTGGGTGAGCGTACCCGTGAAGGTAACGACTTGTATCATGAAATGGCAGACTCTGGCACTTTGGAAAAAACAGCTCTGGTCTTTGGCCAGATGAACGAACCACCCGGAGCGCGTTTGCGTGTAGGCCTAAGTGGTCTGACTATTGCCGAAGGTTTCCGTGACAAAGGCAGCGACGTGCTGTTGTTTGTAGATAATATCTTCCGTTTTACCCAGGCGGGTGCCGAAGTATCTGCCCTATTGGGCCGCCTGCCCTCAGCTGTGGGCTACCAGCCTAACTTGGCCCAAGAAATGGGTCAGTTGCAAGAGCGCATTACCTCGACCCGCAAAGGTTCTATTACTTCTGTGCAGGCTGTGTATGTCCCGGCCGACGACTTTACCGACCCTGCCCCTGCTACTACCTTTGCTCACCTGGACTCTACTATTGCCCTGAACCGTTCCTTGACCGAGCTTGGTCTGTATCCAGCTGTTGACCCGCTGGACAGTAACTCTACTATTCTGGACGCCGAGATTGTGGGTGACGAGCACTACAACGTAGCCCGCGAAGTGCAGCGTGTTTTGCAACGCTACAAAGACTTGCAGGACATCATTGCCATCCTGGGTATGGAAGAATTGTCTGACGAAGACAAGCAGACCGTATCTCGCGCCCGACGTATCCAGCGCTTCCTGACCCAGCCGTTCTTTGTGGGTGAAGTCTTCACCGGATTCCCCGGTAAGTACGTATCACTGCAAGATACCATTGCTGGCTTCCGTGAAATCTTAGACGGCAAGCATGACGACAAGCCTGAGAGTGCCTTCTATATGAAGGGTGCCATCGACGAAGTCGTAGCTACAAAGGAGAAATAA
- a CDS encoding RbsD/FucU domain-containing protein, whose product MPPLNGIDRGINGNLLKALEEIGHGAQIAVVDASYDIPPAAEVADYQGDSSARALKGILDLVPLDDANGYPNVSVMVPHFPQEPGTALEAFEEALTVEPGLTGQRDFYTLANNPEKHTLFVRTRDEKAFACALFVVGHSQE is encoded by the coding sequence ATGCCACCGCTTAACGGTATCGACAGGGGAATCAACGGTAACTTGCTAAAGGCGCTTGAAGAAATAGGTCACGGTGCCCAAATTGCTGTGGTAGACGCCAGTTACGACATCCCACCCGCGGCCGAGGTAGCCGACTACCAGGGTGATTCCTCGGCCAGAGCCTTGAAGGGAATCTTGGACCTTGTGCCGCTTGATGATGCAAATGGCTATCCAAATGTCTCGGTTATGGTCCCTCATTTTCCCCAGGAACCTGGCACGGCATTAGAAGCGTTCGAGGAAGCGTTGACGGTTGAACCAGGCCTGACAGGGCAGAGGGATTTTTACACGCTTGCCAACAATCCAGAGAAGCACACTCTGTTTGTAAGAACCCGTGACGAAAAAGCTTTTGCGTGCGCCTTGTTTGTAGTCGGACATTCTCAAGAATAG
- a CDS encoding F0F1 ATP synthase subunit delta, producing the protein MISRRHLAEVIGARTLKVHSTKKLAQEVAAYLLDTHDTDDLESLLRDVMEYRAQHGVVEAVAVSAHDLTQSVVKDIETILKKEYPHAKHIHVISRIDPTVVGGVRVEMANEQLDLTVRDKIDAFKRLTANIKE; encoded by the coding sequence GTGATTTCCCGCCGCCACCTAGCCGAAGTTATTGGGGCGCGTACCCTCAAGGTTCATAGTACCAAAAAACTGGCTCAGGAAGTGGCGGCTTATCTATTGGATACCCACGATACAGATGATCTAGAGTCTTTGCTGCGCGACGTCATGGAATACCGTGCCCAGCATGGTGTGGTCGAGGCCGTAGCCGTCAGCGCTCATGACCTGACCCAAAGTGTCGTCAAGGACATAGAAACCATCCTGAAAAAAGAGTATCCCCACGCCAAGCACATTCACGTTATTAGCCGCATAGATCCAACCGTAGTAGGCGGCGTGCGCGTAGAAATGGCTAACGAACAGCTGGATCTCACGGTGCGTGACAAGATAGATGCATTCAAACGCTTAACGGCAAACATTAAGGAATAA
- the atpG gene encoding ATP synthase F1 subunit gamma: MANTITLKRRIGSVKNTRQITKAMELVAASKMRRAQEFAQRSRNYRIAAYSLLTRLSMITDVEDHPLFTKRQVKHRLYVVVTSNQGLAGAYDANILKLLTRSVREDVANGISAKIIAIGKKGANFTRNLQGIDLLAVYTDIGDQPTANDLRPLLNTITDQYAEGQVDEVKLLYTDFKTNLLQIASTLQILPATFEETNEEAHALDNVTFEPSATAVLDNVALRLIEVQVWQAILESFASEQSMRMMAMKNATDNASDLIDDLTLAFNTARQAAITQELAEITGGAEAIK; this comes from the coding sequence GTGGCTAATACTATTACACTCAAACGACGTATTGGCTCTGTCAAGAATACTCGGCAGATTACTAAGGCTATGGAACTGGTGGCGGCCAGCAAGATGCGCCGGGCCCAGGAGTTTGCCCAGCGTAGCCGCAACTATCGTATTGCGGCCTATTCCCTGCTGACGCGCCTGAGTATGATCACCGATGTCGAGGACCATCCGCTGTTTACCAAACGCCAGGTCAAGCATCGCTTGTATGTGGTGGTTACCAGCAACCAAGGTTTGGCTGGTGCCTACGACGCCAATATTTTGAAACTCTTAACCCGTTCAGTACGCGAAGACGTTGCCAATGGTATCAGTGCCAAAATCATTGCCATTGGTAAAAAAGGTGCCAATTTTACCCGCAACCTCCAGGGCATAGATCTGCTGGCTGTCTATACAGACATTGGCGATCAGCCAACAGCCAACGATTTACGCCCCCTACTGAATACTATTACCGACCAATATGCCGAAGGTCAGGTAGACGAAGTAAAACTGCTCTACACCGACTTTAAGACTAACTTGCTGCAGATAGCTAGTACGCTTCAGATCTTGCCTGCTACATTCGAAGAGACTAATGAAGAGGCTCACGCCCTGGATAATGTCACCTTTGAGCCATCGGCAACGGCAGTCCTGGACAACGTTGCCCTGCGTCTGATCGAAGTGCAGGTCTGGCAAGCAATCCTGGAAAGCTTTGCTTCTGAGCAATCCATGCGCATGATGGCTATGAAAAACGCTACCGACAACGCCTCGGATTTGATCGATGACCTGACGTTAGCATTCAACACAGCTCGCCAAGCGGCTATCACCCAAGAACTAGCCGAGATAACCGGTGGTGCGGAGGCGATCAAGTAA
- a CDS encoding glutaredoxin domain-containing protein, with product MVTIYTTTWCSFCKMAKNYMNQLGVKYEEKDVEKDPVAANEAVQKSGQMGVPVVDVEGTIILGFDKAMLDQAFKLNNLVQK from the coding sequence ATGGTTACGATCTACACAACGACCTGGTGTAGCTTTTGCAAAATGGCTAAAAATTACATGAATCAGCTCGGCGTAAAGTACGAGGAAAAGGATGTCGAAAAAGACCCCGTAGCCGCCAACGAAGCAGTCCAAAAATCTGGGCAAATGGGTGTGCCAGTTGTAGATGTAGAAGGTACGATTATCCTCGGATTTGATAAGGCCATGCTAGATCAAGCTTTTAAACTAAATAATCTGGTTCAAAAATAG
- a CDS encoding Type 1 glutamine amidotransferase-like domain-containing protein: protein MKLFLSSMPLSNTDELLKLLDKPNPAVAVVPNAWDTYPPERKAVEVEKAVKLFEAAGFTTSLLDLTKANKESVEGTLKAQDVVWVMGGNTFYLNFYIHQSGFDDVVKDLVNQGLVYGGESAGAVIIGTTLHGIEHVDDPKDAPEVVWAGLSLQPYGIVPHWGWGKYQPVLEKAKETMKDFTKVVTLNNDQALVINDDQITTVKNPTT, encoded by the coding sequence ATGAAGCTATTTCTTTCATCTATGCCACTGTCAAACACAGACGAATTACTGAAACTCTTAGACAAACCAAATCCTGCAGTCGCTGTCGTCCCCAATGCCTGGGACACATACCCACCAGAGCGTAAGGCAGTCGAGGTTGAAAAAGCGGTCAAGCTTTTCGAAGCAGCAGGGTTTACAACCTCACTGCTCGACCTTACAAAAGCCAACAAAGAATCAGTAGAGGGCACACTAAAAGCCCAGGATGTGGTTTGGGTTATGGGTGGCAACACATTTTATCTTAACTTCTATATACACCAATCTGGTTTTGATGATGTGGTCAAAGACTTGGTGAATCAGGGACTCGTTTACGGCGGAGAAAGCGCTGGCGCGGTAATAATCGGCACCACTTTGCACGGCATTGAACACGTAGACGACCCCAAAGATGCCCCCGAAGTAGTCTGGGCAGGGCTTAGCCTGCAGCCTTACGGCATCGTTCCACACTGGGGGTGGGGAAAATACCAGCCAGTCCTAGAAAAGGCAAAAGAGACCATGAAGGATTTTACAAAAGTTGTAACTCTAAACAACGATCAAGCTCTTGTCATTAATGATGACCAAATAACCACCGTCAAAAACCCAACCACGTAA
- a CDS encoding ATP synthase F0 subunit C, with protein sequence MDTEVLAKGIMMGFGMLGPAIGIGLIGSSFMNAVGRNPESSKYLGQILVIIGIVELMALLVFASLFII encoded by the coding sequence ATGGACACAGAAGTACTCGCAAAAGGTATCATGATGGGCTTCGGTATGCTTGGCCCAGCTATTGGTATCGGACTGATTGGTTCCTCATTCATGAATGCTGTAGGTCGCAACCCTGAGTCATCCAAGTACCTTGGTCAGATCCTGGTTATCATCGGTATCGTTGAGTTGATGGCGCTGTTGGTGTTCGCTTCATTATTCATTATCTAA
- the atpF gene encoding F0F1 ATP synthase subunit B: protein MFVTLFAAEAAHAAEQAAGHAEEATGLGALGVSLQSFVIQLFTFVLVFLLLKKFAFKPIGNMLEKRRQTIDDGVRLGQKLERQREQMDQEAAKITREARHEADRIIANGHKEAREVLRDAEKAANRKSDAMLADAEVRIHEETEQAKRKLEKDIVGLVSEATEAIVGEKVDPKKDAAIIEKVIRSRK from the coding sequence ATGTTTGTAACACTATTTGCAGCCGAAGCCGCACATGCGGCAGAGCAAGCAGCCGGACATGCTGAGGAAGCAACCGGACTCGGTGCCTTGGGCGTGAGTCTACAGTCTTTCGTTATCCAGCTTTTCACCTTTGTCCTGGTATTCCTGCTGCTCAAGAAGTTTGCCTTCAAACCTATTGGTAACATGCTGGAAAAGCGTCGCCAAACTATTGATGACGGCGTGCGCCTAGGCCAAAAGCTAGAGCGCCAGCGCGAACAAATGGATCAAGAGGCAGCCAAGATTACCCGCGAAGCTCGCCATGAGGCCGATCGCATTATTGCCAACGGCCACAAAGAGGCCCGCGAAGTACTGCGTGACGCCGAGAAGGCTGCCAATCGCAAGTCAGACGCCATGTTGGCGGATGCCGAAGTGCGGATTCACGAAGAAACCGAGCAGGCCAAGCGCAAGCTAGAAAAAGACATTGTGGGCCTGGTATCAGAAGCTACAGAAGCGATCGTTGGGGAAAAGGTCGACCCCAAAAAAGACGCTGCAATTATTGAAAAAGTTATTCGGAGCCGTAAGTAG
- a CDS encoding Shedu anti-phage system protein SduA domain-containing protein — MTQSDFASVCLAAFNAYLEEASELIKSEAFQSDIADPIFVYPTHVIIGMVSGFLFLELVGSSDHFVPLSKKFTKPESIYSFLGQVEEGEAMMEVGHHNTIGNLFFQTSSSNEALVKRFPKTILERYKSKIKASFDARRVFEFNNELDYFCLEDVMLLNNYDNQSRLRNPTLVFIVSNKTSKRELVEYLNANFRIRDGESLRVIKTFDSTSQHSIDICAQFYNLYLQSNIHETLISDFLEHHKEIILLALDGSDLIYQPELEWQVDAGQEETSIIPDFMIKRADGFFDICDLKLPLLSNSSLTTGHTRDRSFIAPIHKGLSQIAGYRDYFRQEKNRDYAMSKYKIKVDSPALTLVVGNYENYNNEFVKQAGRAYDEMRIIDYDTLITAYRIKATTDQ, encoded by the coding sequence ATGACACAAAGTGATTTCGCAAGTGTTTGTCTTGCTGCATTTAATGCCTATCTCGAGGAGGCCTCGGAGCTTATTAAATCGGAAGCGTTTCAATCTGATATTGCCGATCCTATATTTGTTTACCCAACCCACGTGATTATAGGCATGGTGTCCGGGTTCCTTTTCCTTGAACTGGTAGGTTCTAGCGATCACTTCGTCCCTTTGAGCAAAAAGTTTACAAAGCCAGAATCTATATATAGCTTCTTAGGGCAGGTTGAGGAAGGAGAGGCTATGATGGAAGTTGGTCATCACAACACAATAGGCAATCTTTTTTTTCAAACCAGCTCAAGCAATGAAGCGCTGGTTAAGCGTTTTCCTAAAACAATTCTCGAAAGATATAAGTCAAAAATAAAGGCAAGCTTTGACGCTAGGAGGGTCTTTGAGTTCAATAATGAGTTAGACTACTTTTGCCTCGAGGATGTCATGTTACTCAATAATTATGATAATCAATCTCGATTAAGGAATCCAACCCTCGTGTTTATTGTTTCCAATAAAACGAGTAAGAGAGAATTAGTGGAGTACTTAAACGCTAACTTCAGAATTAGGGACGGAGAGAGTCTTCGTGTCATAAAGACGTTTGATAGTACGAGCCAGCACTCTATAGACATATGTGCCCAGTTCTATAATCTTTACTTACAAAGCAATATCCATGAAACACTGATAAGTGATTTTTTAGAGCATCATAAGGAGATCATATTGCTCGCTCTTGATGGAAGTGATCTTATTTATCAGCCTGAGTTAGAATGGCAGGTTGATGCAGGCCAAGAAGAGACGTCCATCATACCTGACTTCATGATCAAAAGAGCTGATGGATTTTTTGATATATGTGACTTAAAATTACCTCTTTTATCAAATAGTTCACTCACCACTGGGCACACTAGGGATCGAAGTTTTATTGCACCAATACACAAGGGTTTATCACAAATTGCAGGCTATCGTGATTACTTCAGGCAAGAAAAGAACAGAGATTATGCAATGAGTAAGTACAAAATTAAAGTTGACTCACCCGCCCTCACACTAGTAGTGGGCAATTATGAGAATTATAACAACGAGTTCGTGAAACAAGCTGGTAGAGCTTACGATGAGATGAGAATCATTGACTATGACACCTTAATAACTGCCTATCGTATTAAAGCAACCACCGACCAGTGA
- a CDS encoding ATP-binding protein, with translation MMAPKTPTLYLMLGYPGSGKTTTARFIHELTGAVHIWEDQKRLEANPHPVFSQPENDQLHTLLNTQTGELLGRGANVIYDTSFNRREDRRRMYDIADACGATVKLIWLQTDRETARHRATRDTASQPTRILATVLGDMDQETFNRLSDKLETPEDGEPYIAVDGTKVTRDYLREKLEL, from the coding sequence ATGATGGCACCAAAAACTCCCACCCTTTATTTGATGCTCGGCTATCCGGGCTCTGGCAAAACAACCACGGCCAGATTTATCCACGAATTAACAGGAGCCGTGCATATCTGGGAAGACCAAAAGCGACTAGAAGCCAACCCGCATCCGGTGTTTTCCCAGCCCGAGAACGATCAACTGCACACGCTATTGAACACGCAAACCGGCGAACTGCTAGGCCGGGGTGCCAATGTTATTTATGACACTAGCTTTAATCGACGCGAAGATCGCCGCCGCATGTATGACATTGCGGACGCTTGTGGGGCAACGGTAAAGCTGATCTGGCTACAAACCGATAGAGAAACGGCCAGACACCGGGCCACCAGAGATACGGCCTCGCAGCCGACACGCATTCTGGCGACAGTGCTCGGGGACATGGACCAAGAAACCTTTAACCGGCTCAGCGACAAGTTGGAGACCCCCGAAGATGGCGAACCATATATTGCGGTTGACGGCACTAAAGTGACCCGTGACTATCTGCGCGAGAAGCTGGAGCTCTAG
- the atpC gene encoding ATP synthase F1 subunit epsilon, with protein sequence MIRLKLETISGTKYDDDVYEVELPTMAGQIGVLTGHMPLISVATHGVIKIRKTATEPDDMRDFFATNGGVIEMDHEAGTLTVLVDEADHADDISEDEAKKAYELAQKMKGEAKDQVSLEHAQSLMDRHAVRLQVAGLKRRHRNR encoded by the coding sequence ATGATTCGACTAAAGTTAGAAACAATCAGTGGCACTAAATATGACGACGATGTATATGAAGTCGAGCTGCCAACAATGGCGGGCCAAATTGGTGTATTGACCGGACATATGCCACTGATAAGTGTGGCCACTCATGGTGTGATCAAGATTCGCAAAACTGCCACTGAGCCGGACGATATGCGTGACTTCTTTGCCACTAACGGTGGTGTTATAGAAATGGACCACGAAGCCGGCACGCTGACCGTGTTGGTAGACGAGGCTGACCATGCCGATGACATCAGCGAAGACGAAGCCAAGAAGGCTTATGAACTAGCCCAGAAAATGAAGGGCGAAGCCAAGGACCAAGTGTCCCTAGAACATGCCCAGAGCCTGATGGACCGCCATGCCGTCCGCTTGCAAGTAGCTGGTCTCAAGCGTCGCCACCGAAACCGCTAG